One window from the genome of Lynx canadensis isolate LIC74 chromosome E3, mLynCan4.pri.v2, whole genome shotgun sequence encodes:
- the ZNF174 gene encoding zinc finger protein 174 isoform X1, with protein MAAKMEITLSSQSHIQASSKPERHIITKLEEKRGPALQKDRPDPELSRQSFRRFCYQEVSGPQEALARLQQLCRQWLQPELHTKEQILELLVLEQFLNILPSEIQARVRHRCPMSCREIVTLVEDFQRAAKRPKQWVAVCMQGQKVLLEKTGSQLGEQELPDFQLQTPRRFPRESALEEPSQAGSPDQLSSHHWEKSTLLQEPSPRLAGTEAPRMKSDNKENPQPEGAKGGKPCALSPGRPRGNGLQSPEPRGANRNEPRLSRRQVSPPNAQKPFAHYQRHCRELEYISSPLKSHPLRELKKSKGGRRSLSSRLQRLGHQAARSAKKPYKCDDCGKSFTWNSELKRHKRVHTGERPYTCGECGNCFGRQSTLKLHQRIHTGEKPYQCGQCGKSFRQSSNLHQHHRLHHGD; from the exons ATGGCGGCTAAGATGGAGATAACTTTGAGCTCGCAGTCCCACATTCAGGCCTCCTCCAAGCCAGAGAGACACATAATAACAAAGCTGGAAGAGAAACGGGGACCCGCTCTGCAAAAGGACCGCCCCGATCCCGAGCTCTCCCGCCAGAGCTTCCGACGGTTTTGTTATCAAGAGGTGTCTGGACCCCAAGAGGCACTCGCCCGGCTGCAGCAGCTCTGCCGTCAGTGGCTGCAGCCCGAGCTGCACACCAAAGAGCAGATATTGGAGCTGCTGGTGCTGGAGCAGTTCCTGAACATCCTGCCCTCGGAGATTCAGGCTCGCGTCAGGCATCGATGTCCAATGAGTTGCAGGGAGATTGTGACCCTGGTGGAAGATTTTCAAAGAGCAGCCAAGAGACCAAAGCAGTGG GTGGCCGTGTGTATGCAGGGGCAGAAGGTGCTCTTGGAGAAAACTGGATCTCAGCTTGGAGAACAGGAACTACCAGACTTTCAACTGCAAACTCCTAGGAGGTTTCCCCGGGAGAGTGCTCTGGAGGAGCCTTCCCAGGCGGGATCTCCGGACCAGCTGAGCTCTCATCATTGGGAAAAATCCACACTCCTCCAGGAACCAAGCCCCAGATTGGCTGGTACAG AGGCCCCCAGAATGAAAAGTGACAACAAGGAAAATCCGCAGCCAGAGGGGGCTAAAGGAGGGAAGCCATGTGCCCTGTCCCCTGGCAGACCCAGAGGTAATGGTCTGCAGAGTCCCGAGCCGAGAGGGGCGAATAGGAATGAACCCCGGTTGTCACGGAGGCAGGTCAGCCCCCCGAATGCTCAGAAGCCATTCGCTCACTACCAGAGACATTGCAGGGAACTGGAGTACATCAGCAGCCCCCTGAAAAGCCACCCGCTGAGAGAGCTGAAGAAAAGCAAAGGGGGCAGAAGGAGCCTGAGCAGTCGCTTGCAGCGCCTTGGTCACCAGGCGGCCCGCTCGGCAAAGAAGCCTTACAAATGTGATGACTGTGGGAAAAGCTTCACGTGGAATTCGGAGCTGAAAAGACACAAGCGGGTGCACACAGGGGAGAGGCCCTACACGTGCGGAGAGTGTGGGAACTGCTTTGGGCGCCAGTCAACGCTGAAACTGCACCAGAGGATCCACACCGGGGAGAAGCCCTACCAGTGCGGCCAGTGTGGGAAAAGCTTTCGCCAGAGCTCAAACCTCCACCAGCACCACAGACTCCACCACGGGGACTGA
- the ZNF174 gene encoding zinc finger protein 174 isoform X2, with amino-acid sequence MAAKMEITLSSQSHIQASSKPERHIITKLEEKRGPALQKDRPDPELSRQSFRRFCYQEVSGPQEALARLQQLCRQWLQPELHTKEQILELLVLEQFLNILPSEIQARVRHRCPMSCREIVTLVEDFQRAAKRPKQWVAVCMQGQKVLLEKTGSQLGEQELPDFQLQTPRRFPRESALEEPSQAGSPDQLSSHHWEKSTLLQEPSPRLAGTELLTVKTDPHMATDEHPCKPWLSFIT; translated from the exons ATGGCGGCTAAGATGGAGATAACTTTGAGCTCGCAGTCCCACATTCAGGCCTCCTCCAAGCCAGAGAGACACATAATAACAAAGCTGGAAGAGAAACGGGGACCCGCTCTGCAAAAGGACCGCCCCGATCCCGAGCTCTCCCGCCAGAGCTTCCGACGGTTTTGTTATCAAGAGGTGTCTGGACCCCAAGAGGCACTCGCCCGGCTGCAGCAGCTCTGCCGTCAGTGGCTGCAGCCCGAGCTGCACACCAAAGAGCAGATATTGGAGCTGCTGGTGCTGGAGCAGTTCCTGAACATCCTGCCCTCGGAGATTCAGGCTCGCGTCAGGCATCGATGTCCAATGAGTTGCAGGGAGATTGTGACCCTGGTGGAAGATTTTCAAAGAGCAGCCAAGAGACCAAAGCAGTGG GTGGCCGTGTGTATGCAGGGGCAGAAGGTGCTCTTGGAGAAAACTGGATCTCAGCTTGGAGAACAGGAACTACCAGACTTTCAACTGCAAACTCCTAGGAGGTTTCCCCGGGAGAGTGCTCTGGAGGAGCCTTCCCAGGCGGGATCTCCGGACCAGCTGAGCTCTCATCATTGGGAAAAATCCACACTCCTCCAGGAACCAAGCCCCAGATTGGCTGGTACAG aGCTTCTTACAGTGAAGACAGATCCACATATGGCCACTGATGAACATCCATGCAAACCTTGGCTGAGTTTCATCACTTAA